The Flavobacteriales bacterium genome includes a region encoding these proteins:
- a CDS encoding efflux RND transporter periplasmic adaptor subunit, giving the protein MKKYNIYIVAIIAVGIGLLLGWFLFKNTTPIVQDHSELNSVKTEAEIWTCSMHPQIRQNEPGDCPICGMDLIPASQASSDSEIGFQMTADAIKLANIQTTIIGKTEGSDGAALKLNGKIQANETKSASLVSHIPGRIEKLYVSYTGEQVNKGQKIATIYSPELITAQKELLEAQKIQDISPGLLAAARNKLKYWKIGDQVIQDILSSGTIRENFSIYADHSGVVNQKRVAVGDYLSTGEVLFDVQNLFSLWALFDVYENDLPNVKVGQTINFTTPSTPNKIFKAKITFVNPVIDPNTRAATIRAEVSNTTGKLKPEMFITGELATYKKSNVLTVPKSAVLWTGQRSVVYVKVPDTDIPSFEYREIELGEANQTGYNVISGLEYGEEVVTNGAFVIDASAQLNNQASMMNKNVMAKNTIHSSHLPDYTANTPTAFKEQLTTLADTYFAVKDALVESDSEKAIEAANGVLNRAAKIDMSLVKDKAHIYWMEQLKAIQSHGKKITETKDIEEQRKQFDFLSQALIKSIKVFGIANDTFYVQHCPMANDNEGADWLSKHEKVLNPYFGDKMLTCGTVQDTIDINFKNPPMQEQSNVQINLHNH; this is encoded by the coding sequence ATGAAAAAATATAATATATATATCGTTGCCATTATAGCCGTTGGAATTGGCTTACTACTGGGTTGGTTCTTGTTTAAGAATACTACTCCAATTGTGCAAGACCACAGCGAACTTAATTCAGTCAAAACAGAAGCAGAAATATGGACCTGCTCAATGCACCCGCAAATTCGTCAAAATGAACCAGGCGATTGTCCCATTTGCGGAATGGATTTAATTCCAGCCAGTCAAGCAAGTAGTGATAGTGAAATAGGTTTTCAAATGACCGCTGATGCTATCAAATTGGCTAATATTCAAACAACTATTATTGGCAAGACTGAAGGATCTGATGGAGCTGCCCTAAAACTCAATGGCAAAATACAAGCCAATGAAACAAAATCTGCCAGTCTGGTTTCTCATATTCCGGGAAGAATAGAAAAACTATATGTAAGCTATACCGGTGAGCAAGTAAACAAAGGTCAGAAGATAGCAACGATCTACTCACCAGAACTAATAACTGCTCAAAAAGAATTGTTAGAAGCTCAGAAAATACAAGATATAAGCCCCGGCCTTTTAGCAGCAGCCAGGAACAAGTTGAAGTATTGGAAAATCGGAGATCAGGTAATACAAGACATTTTGAGTTCCGGTACTATACGAGAGAATTTTAGTATTTATGCCGATCATTCAGGAGTCGTAAATCAAAAAAGAGTAGCTGTTGGAGATTACCTTTCAACAGGCGAAGTGCTATTTGATGTGCAAAATTTGTTTAGCCTATGGGCTTTATTTGATGTGTATGAAAATGACTTACCAAATGTCAAAGTTGGCCAAACCATAAACTTTACAACTCCTTCAACACCCAATAAAATATTCAAAGCCAAAATCACTTTTGTTAATCCGGTTATTGACCCCAATACAAGAGCGGCAACCATAAGAGCTGAAGTGAGCAACACCACCGGAAAGTTGAAACCTGAAATGTTCATAACAGGTGAATTAGCGACTTACAAAAAATCAAATGTGCTTACAGTTCCTAAATCAGCGGTCTTGTGGACAGGACAGCGTTCAGTGGTTTATGTAAAAGTTCCTGATACAGACATTCCTTCATTTGAATACAGGGAAATTGAATTGGGTGAAGCCAATCAAACAGGATATAATGTTATTAGTGGCTTAGAATATGGAGAAGAAGTGGTGACCAACGGAGCGTTTGTAATTGATGCTTCCGCTCAATTAAATAATCAAGCAAGTATGATGAATAAAAATGTGATGGCTAAAAATACTATTCACTCAAGCCACCTTCCCGACTATACTGCTAATACACCCACAGCATTTAAGGAGCAACTAACAACGTTGGCAGACACATACTTCGCAGTAAAAGACGCTTTGGTTGAGAGCGATAGTGAGAAAGCCATTGAAGCAGCAAACGGAGTGCTCAATAGAGCAGCAAAAATAGATATGTCTTTGGTGAAAGACAAAGCACATATCTATTGGATGGAACAATTAAAAGCCATTCAATCACACGGAAAGAAAATAACCGAAACAAAAGACATTGAAGAACAACGAAAACAGTTCGATTTTCTCTCTCAGGCACTCATTAAATCTATAAAAGTATTTGGTATTGCTAATGATACTTTTTATGTACAACATTGCCCAATGGCGAATGACAATGAAGGAGCAGATTGGCTGAGTAAACACGAAAAAGTGCTTAACCCATATTTCGGAGATAAAATGCTGACCTGTGGAACAGTACAAGATACAATAGACATAAACTTCAAAAACCCACCGATGCAAGAGCAGTCAAACGTTCAAATCAATTTACATAATCATTAA
- a CDS encoding RNA-binding transcriptional accessory protein, with amino-acid sequence MLAENYISSQIDVNPKSISGTVKLLDEGATIPFIARYRKEKTGGLDEVQISEIETLYTFFKELEKRRNFILQKIKEKGKLTAELEKQINGCFDADQLEDFYLPYKEKKSTKAETARKNGLEPLAQIIYAQREFDPYFKAKSFVKGDVKTADDAIEGALHIVAEWVSENTSMRNSVRDRFEKFGVVSCRVKRKKDTEPEAAVYKDYFKHDENLRHIQSHRFLAMMRGEKEGFLSVSIEPDAEKAINDIVFKCVPKRNNCGKLVAKAAEDAYKRLLQPQIESEYKKKLKEKADKESVLVFADNLKHLLLAPPLGNKSVLAIDPGIRTGCKWVCLDKFGTFLEKGTIFPDREPEKSSQIIQQKVKALNIEAIAVGNGTAGRETEQFIQNIDFGNAKPMIFLENEDGASIYSASETAREEFPNLDLVYRGAISIGRRLQDPLSELVKIDPKSLGVGQYQHDVNQTLLKEKLHEVVVSCVNKVGVNLNIASKHVLQFVSGLGQQTAENIIDFRKENGRFDTREQLKKVPRLGNKVFEQCAGFLRISDGKNVLDKSGIHPESYDLAKKMCHAVGAKPEDMFVNPQKLEGISLENFVTPEVGLPTLKHIVSEFKNPGLDPREPRKTFAFDPRIKSINDLVVGMKLAGIVTNVAAFGAFVDLGIKENGLIHISKMSHNRISSPNEVLKLRQEVYPRVVEVDIARKRISLSLVEG; translated from the coding sequence ATGCTTGCAGAAAACTACATATCCAGCCAAATAGATGTAAACCCAAAAAGTATTTCCGGCACGGTGAAATTGCTTGATGAAGGGGCTACCATTCCGTTTATTGCTCGATACAGAAAGGAAAAAACTGGAGGTTTGGATGAGGTGCAGATTTCAGAGATAGAAACCCTTTACACTTTTTTCAAAGAATTAGAAAAAAGGCGAAATTTTATTCTGCAGAAAATAAAAGAAAAAGGCAAGCTAACTGCCGAACTCGAAAAACAAATAAACGGCTGTTTTGATGCCGACCAACTCGAAGATTTTTATCTGCCCTATAAAGAAAAAAAATCGACCAAAGCCGAAACTGCACGAAAAAACGGATTAGAACCTTTGGCACAAATCATTTATGCTCAACGTGAATTTGACCCCTATTTTAAGGCAAAAAGTTTTGTAAAAGGCGATGTAAAGACTGCCGATGATGCCATTGAAGGAGCTTTGCATATTGTGGCCGAATGGGTGAGCGAGAATACCTCTATGCGAAACTCGGTAAGAGACCGTTTTGAAAAATTTGGTGTGGTATCGTGCCGAGTAAAACGCAAAAAAGACACAGAACCCGAAGCGGCGGTTTATAAAGATTATTTTAAACACGATGAAAACCTGAGACACATTCAATCGCATCGGTTTTTGGCCATGATGCGTGGCGAAAAGGAAGGTTTTTTATCCGTTTCGATTGAACCTGATGCCGAAAAAGCCATTAACGACATTGTGTTTAAATGCGTTCCGAAACGCAACAATTGCGGCAAACTGGTTGCCAAAGCAGCGGAAGATGCCTACAAACGGCTGTTGCAACCCCAAATTGAATCGGAATATAAAAAGAAGTTAAAAGAGAAAGCCGATAAAGAATCTGTATTGGTTTTTGCCGACAACTTGAAACATTTGCTTTTGGCTCCACCGTTGGGCAACAAATCGGTTTTAGCCATCGACCCGGGCATTCGCACGGGTTGCAAATGGGTTTGCCTCGACAAGTTTGGCACTTTTTTAGAAAAGGGAACTATTTTTCCGGACAGGGAGCCTGAAAAGAGTAGCCAGATTATTCAACAAAAAGTAAAAGCACTGAACATTGAGGCCATTGCGGTGGGCAACGGCACGGCTGGACGAGAAACAGAACAATTCATTCAAAACATAGATTTTGGAAATGCAAAACCGATGATATTTCTCGAAAACGAAGACGGAGCTTCCATCTATTCGGCCAGCGAAACCGCCAGAGAGGAGTTTCCGAACCTTGATTTGGTGTATAGAGGGGCTATCAGCATTGGCAGAAGATTGCAAGACCCTTTGTCAGAATTGGTAAAAATTGACCCAAAATCATTGGGTGTTGGGCAATATCAGCACGATGTAAACCAAACCCTACTCAAAGAAAAACTACACGAAGTGGTAGTAAGTTGCGTAAACAAGGTTGGGGTAAATTTGAATATTGCCAGCAAACATGTGTTGCAATTTGTGAGTGGCCTCGGCCAGCAAACCGCCGAAAACATCATCGATTTCAGAAAAGAAAATGGTCGGTTTGATACCCGAGAGCAGCTTAAAAAAGTTCCTCGGTTGGGCAATAAAGTGTTTGAGCAATGTGCCGGATTTTTGAGAATAAGCGATGGCAAAAATGTGTTAGACAAATCGGGTATTCACCCCGAAAGCTACGATTTGGCCAAAAAAATGTGCCATGCCGTTGGTGCAAAACCGGAGGATATGTTCGTAAATCCTCAAAAATTGGAAGGTATTTCGTTGGAAAATTTTGTGACACCTGAAGTAGGTTTGCCTACCTTAAAACACATTGTTTCTGAGTTTAAAAACCCCGGCCTCGACCCGCGAGAACCACGAAAAACCTTTGCCTTCGACCCCCGAATAAAATCTATAAACGATTTGGTGGTGGGCATGAAACTGGCAGGAATTGTTACCAATGTGGCGGCCTTTGGTGCGTTTGTTGACTTAGGCATCAAAGAAAATGGCCTCATTCACATATCTAAAATGAGCCACAACCGCATTTCCTCGCCCAACGAAGTGCTAAAACTGCGACAGGAAGTTTACCCCCGAGTGGTGGAGGTGGACATTGCCCGAAAACGGATTTCGTTAAGTTTGGTGGAGGGGTGA
- a CDS encoding NACHT domain-containing protein yields the protein MKYGMYNAAEIVKLEESEDIENFKSEFSHLGYATIVKHFDNLVDIEEYLFNGFFIETPLGNELKRRYEKFVKGQLKNLPPKSKYEYIDSAFSYVLQDENGTVLENSFVEGNEVKLIDKISEVLSQINRAIFIIIEAPAGFGKTCSAYELLNYFSSENLNKLPFFSELSRNREARIFKHILLNEINDQFPLGIKDNIVLEQIKKGRIPLIVDGFDELITRDSTKEEIESMLSTILELLDGKAKIIVTTRKTALFSSEEFFESVENSTKDFHVARFEIFQPNIDNWLSKDKINLIELHGIPKESIENPVLLSYLRNISYEVYSNYFGVNATDNLIDKYLNYLLIREKERQNIKLSPTHQLLIFRRLVALMAEFNFTSESKPVFKEFILSFNDAILKGSLTEYPVSEKPTLEELSETLTNHVFLDRKTNEEIGFVNDFIFGTLVSQNLLDEGFLEENPNFIRCLPQDFAIKSLQASKIQSSEVKKSLWDSYNGFSNQAYDVGFNFYLDYHFNKETKRNFESLILDNWNIKDFEFTQSHFSNCVFTSIKFENCLFDLSLFDGCSFQNCKFINCMLAASICIIEHNNFALYACESNNDFVKRVGDRQNLNDKEQIVLPDIEILNLFLIPKKNNVVPRTIGFIKESLKNYPKPAINKCITSLKGNSLIYFRDDLCFITKKGLDYRTKINRNR from the coding sequence TTGAAGTACGGCATGTATAATGCTGCGGAAATTGTTAAACTCGAAGAATCCGAAGATATTGAGAATTTTAAAAGTGAATTTTCGCATTTAGGCTATGCGACCATTGTAAAACATTTCGACAATTTAGTAGATATTGAAGAGTACCTTTTTAATGGTTTTTTTATAGAGACACCTCTTGGGAATGAACTCAAAAGAAGATATGAGAAATTTGTAAAAGGTCAGCTTAAGAACTTACCTCCCAAAAGCAAATACGAGTATATTGATAGTGCTTTTAGCTATGTCTTACAAGATGAAAATGGTACAGTCCTAGAAAATAGTTTTGTTGAGGGGAACGAGGTAAAGCTTATTGATAAAATAAGTGAAGTGCTAAGCCAAATCAATAGAGCCATTTTTATTATTATTGAGGCTCCAGCCGGATTTGGTAAGACATGCAGTGCGTATGAATTGTTAAATTATTTTTCTTCGGAAAATTTAAATAAGCTACCATTCTTTAGTGAGCTTTCAAGAAATCGAGAAGCTAGAATTTTTAAACATATTTTACTTAACGAGATAAACGACCAATTTCCACTCGGAATAAAGGATAACATAGTTCTTGAGCAAATAAAAAAGGGGCGTATTCCTTTGATTGTGGATGGTTTTGATGAGCTTATAACGCGTGATAGTACTAAAGAGGAAATTGAAAGCATGCTATCCACAATCTTGGAACTTTTAGATGGTAAAGCGAAAATTATAGTGACAACAAGAAAAACAGCTTTGTTTTCTAGTGAGGAGTTCTTTGAAAGTGTTGAAAATAGTACGAAAGATTTCCATGTTGCTCGGTTTGAAATTTTTCAACCTAATATTGATAATTGGCTAAGCAAGGATAAAATTAACCTTATCGAACTTCATGGTATCCCAAAAGAATCAATTGAGAATCCGGTTCTTTTGTCTTATTTGCGAAATATCTCATACGAAGTATATTCAAATTATTTTGGAGTAAATGCTACTGATAATCTAATAGATAAGTATTTGAATTACTTATTGATAAGAGAGAAAGAAAGGCAAAATATAAAACTGAGTCCAACACATCAACTTCTAATCTTTAGGCGACTTGTGGCTTTGATGGCTGAATTTAACTTTACATCAGAAAGTAAACCAGTTTTTAAGGAATTTATCCTATCATTTAATGATGCAATTTTGAAGGGTAGTTTAACAGAATATCCGGTATCTGAAAAACCAACGCTTGAAGAATTGTCTGAAACTCTTACTAATCATGTGTTTCTGGATAGAAAAACCAACGAAGAGATAGGTTTTGTAAACGATTTCATTTTTGGAACTCTAGTTTCACAAAATTTATTAGATGAAGGATTTTTAGAAGAAAATCCAAATTTCATTAGATGCCTACCGCAAGATTTTGCAATCAAATCCCTCCAAGCGTCTAAAATTCAGAGTTCTGAGGTAAAAAAATCACTTTGGGATTCATATAACGGCTTCAGTAATCAAGCCTATGATGTTGGTTTTAATTTTTACCTTGATTATCACTTTAATAAGGAGACTAAAAGAAATTTTGAAAGTCTAATTTTGGACAATTGGAACATCAAAGACTTTGAGTTTACACAAAGCCACTTTAGCAATTGTGTTTTTACATCCATTAAATTCGAGAATTGTTTGTTCGATCTTAGCCTATTTGATGGCTGTTCTTTTCAAAATTGCAAATTTATTAATTGTATGTTGGCGGCTTCGATATGTATAATAGAGCATAATAATTTTGCTCTTTATGCATGTGAGTCCAATAATGATTTTGTAAAAAGGGTGGGTGATCGACAGAATTTGAATGATAAAGAACAAATCGTTTTGCCAGATATTGAAATACTTAATCTTTTCCTAATCCCGAAGAAAAATAATGTTGTCCCAAGAACTATTGGATTCATCAAAGAGAGTTTGAAAAATTACCCGAAGCCAGCAATTAATAAATGCATAACTAGTTTAAAGGGCAATTCTCTAATATATTTTCGAGATGATCTTTGCTTCATAACAAAGAAAGGTTTGGATTATAGAACAAAAATTAACAGAAATAGATGA
- a CDS encoding TolC family protein: MKTKYIAILLALMASTFTVKAQTLDSLLKKAYDKNPALKALQLEYEAALQKGPQVSQLPDPTVGVGVPILPVETRLGSQNLIISASQMFPWFGTLKAKEDVVLTMAKSKYERIAAERLDIDYQIKTAFFNLYLLQEQQKIIQKNIRIFETIEKVALAKVESGKSIASDVLTVRIKVAELKQQILILEERKQGFSASINKEINNPITDTIQVDTTKITLAELAYDLEQIKQKIESNHPLIKQLDWNIEASNKALDLNALDGKPTFGIGIDYGLVNGRIDAIPANNGRDILIPKVMVSIPIYRKKYTAKKQEEELKQQAFELQKESLTNQMMSSIQGYESEYESAKLMYELANKQIEISNSAYDILLTDYSSKGKRFDELMKLQSDINRYEIAIVNAIVQSYLAKFKIDRLTDF, encoded by the coding sequence ATGAAAACTAAATATATAGCAATACTGCTTGCTTTAATGGCTTCGACCTTTACGGTCAAAGCACAGACTTTGGACAGTCTGCTAAAAAAAGCGTATGATAAAAATCCGGCATTAAAGGCATTACAATTAGAATACGAAGCGGCCTTGCAAAAAGGACCACAGGTCAGTCAACTACCAGACCCAACTGTTGGTGTTGGAGTTCCAATTCTTCCAGTAGAAACCAGATTGGGGTCGCAAAATCTCATTATCTCAGCCAGTCAAATGTTTCCTTGGTTTGGAACACTAAAGGCAAAGGAAGATGTCGTCTTGACAATGGCAAAATCTAAATACGAACGAATAGCTGCTGAACGATTAGACATAGATTATCAGATCAAAACAGCCTTCTTCAATCTATATCTATTACAGGAGCAGCAAAAAATCATTCAAAAGAACATTCGCATTTTCGAAACCATTGAAAAGGTGGCCTTGGCAAAAGTAGAAAGCGGAAAATCTATTGCTTCTGATGTGCTCACAGTTCGGATTAAAGTAGCAGAACTGAAACAGCAAATACTAATTCTTGAAGAACGAAAGCAAGGCTTTTCAGCAAGTATTAATAAAGAGATAAATAACCCAATTACTGATACCATTCAAGTCGATACCACCAAAATCACATTAGCTGAATTAGCCTACGACTTAGAGCAAATCAAACAAAAGATTGAATCAAATCACCCATTGATTAAACAACTGGATTGGAATATAGAAGCCTCAAATAAAGCACTTGATTTAAATGCCTTGGATGGGAAACCTACTTTCGGAATAGGCATAGATTATGGTTTGGTAAATGGCAGAATCGATGCCATTCCGGCAAACAATGGGAGAGATATTCTTATACCCAAAGTAATGGTCTCTATACCAATTTACCGTAAAAAATATACGGCTAAGAAGCAGGAAGAAGAACTAAAACAGCAAGCTTTTGAACTTCAAAAAGAAAGTTTGACCAATCAAATGATGAGCAGCATTCAGGGCTATGAATCGGAATACGAAAGTGCAAAATTGATGTATGAGTTAGCTAATAAGCAAATTGAAATATCGAATAGTGCTTATGACATACTCTTAACGGATTATAGCAGTAAAGGAAAAAGATTTGACGAGTTGATGAAGTTGCAAAGTGACATAAACCGCTATGAAATAGCCATTGTTAACGCCATAGTGCAATCCTACTTAGCCAAATTTAAAATAGATCGTTTAACGGATTTCTAA
- a CDS encoding thermonuclease family protein — protein MLKEGKQVQTNANKQIVVRPHFEIVKILDGDGMIVKNIFNNKEEEIRLLGIDAPEIKVSSKTKKDERETHIPAQLLLELGYKSMNFLIKKTKNQSSVTLIQERKNLKDRYGRSLAYVRLPNGKTLNEILIRRGYAKPYNKVYCSELHNYQKLNLRARTKQKGLYSLTQSF, from the coding sequence TTGTTAAAAGAAGGTAAGCAAGTGCAAACAAATGCAAACAAACAAATAGTGGTAAGACCACATTTTGAAATCGTCAAAATACTTGATGGTGATGGTATGATTGTAAAAAATATTTTCAACAATAAGGAAGAAGAAATTAGACTATTAGGAATTGATGCACCAGAGATAAAAGTCAGTTCAAAGACCAAAAAAGATGAAAGGGAAACTCATATACCTGCACAACTTTTACTGGAGCTTGGCTATAAGTCAATGAATTTTCTAATCAAGAAAACAAAAAACCAAAGTTCTGTTACACTAATCCAAGAGCGAAAGAATTTGAAAGACCGATACGGAAGAAGTTTAGCTTATGTTCGTTTGCCTAACGGTAAAACTCTTAATGAAATTCTAATCCGTAGAGGCTATGCAAAGCCATATAACAAAGTTTATTGCTCTGAGCTACACAACTATCAAAAGCTAAATCTAAGAGCAAGAACAAAGCAAAAAGGCTTATATTCGCTTACTCAATCCTTCTAA
- a CDS encoding copper-translocating P-type ATPase, with protein sequence MIHNYQLQGMTCKGCLRNIHTALSEIDGVIDVDIAFEESIATIKMEEHIPLEVLESAVQKKNTKYHIHPDKGDGLITRTFPVNGMTCNGCKAHVEKTLSSVEGVQSVSVDLEKAEATIDMKPEIPIEKFQKVLEKDGGTYSIFKAGQRPNVNKEKQEKPKGKGTGTFYCPMHCEGDKTYDEPGDCPVCGMDLVEEVSLSTTNKQQWTCPMHPEVVKDEAGACPICGMDLVPMQPDLSAEEKTYKSLLKKFWIATVFTVPIFIIAMSEMLNNNPLYDIIEQKYWNWIQFALSIPVVFYATWMFFERAYKSVRTWNLNMFTLIGIGAGVAWLFSVVGMLFPDIFPDQFKTESGAVHVYFEAATVILTLVLLGQLLEARAHSKTNSAVKELLKLAPNKAVKIIDGEEVEVSIDSIELNDILKVKPGDKIPVDGVITEGDTSINESMITGEPIPVNKAAGDKVSSGTINGNQSFLMKAEKIGSDTLLSQIIQMVNDASRSRAPIQNLADKVSAYFVPVVVIISIFTFIIWSLFGPEPAYVFAFVNAIAVLIIACPCALGLATPMSVMVGVGKGAQNGVLIKNAEALEKMNKVNTLIVDKTGTITEGKPTVEKVGSFNDDFSGREVLNYIVSLNANSEHPLAEATVKYGKEHNADKLKTNDFNAVTGKGVEGIVNGHKTALGNPKMMEYAQAEITFEKRSVADQYQQQGKTVSYLAIGGKVIGYVVIGDKIKKTSATAIKSLQKHGVDVIMLTGDNHNTAQFVASELHLSGFKASMLPEDKLKEVEKLQKSGKVVAMAGDGINDAPALAKSDVGIAMGTGTDVAIESATITLVKGDLQGIVKAKNLSTAVMKNIKQNLFFALIYNTLGIPIAAGVLFPFFGILLSPMIAALAMSFSSVSVIANSLRLKGVKI encoded by the coding sequence ATGATTCACAACTATCAACTACAAGGTATGACCTGTAAAGGTTGCTTACGTAATATCCATACAGCATTGTCTGAAATAGATGGTGTTATAGATGTCGATATTGCTTTTGAAGAGTCTATTGCTACCATAAAAATGGAAGAACATATACCATTGGAAGTTTTGGAATCAGCTGTCCAAAAGAAAAACACCAAGTATCATATCCATCCAGATAAAGGTGATGGTTTAATCACAAGGACTTTTCCTGTGAATGGGATGACCTGTAATGGCTGTAAAGCTCACGTAGAAAAAACACTTTCTTCTGTTGAAGGTGTTCAAAGCGTATCAGTAGATTTAGAAAAAGCCGAAGCTACCATTGATATGAAACCAGAAATACCAATCGAAAAATTTCAAAAGGTTTTAGAAAAAGATGGTGGCACGTATAGCATTTTTAAAGCAGGTCAAAGACCTAATGTTAATAAGGAGAAACAAGAAAAACCAAAAGGTAAAGGCACAGGAACGTTTTATTGTCCTATGCATTGCGAAGGTGACAAAACCTACGATGAGCCAGGAGACTGTCCTGTTTGTGGTATGGATTTAGTCGAAGAAGTAAGTCTATCCACAACAAACAAACAGCAATGGACGTGTCCTATGCATCCAGAAGTTGTAAAAGATGAAGCGGGTGCTTGCCCTATCTGTGGTATGGATTTAGTTCCAATGCAACCCGACCTTTCCGCAGAAGAAAAAACCTATAAAAGTTTACTGAAGAAATTTTGGATAGCAACTGTTTTTACAGTACCCATATTTATTATTGCAATGAGCGAAATGCTCAATAACAATCCATTGTATGATATAATAGAACAAAAATATTGGAATTGGATTCAGTTTGCACTATCTATTCCAGTTGTGTTTTATGCCACTTGGATGTTTTTTGAACGTGCCTACAAAAGTGTTAGGACGTGGAATCTCAATATGTTCACTCTTATAGGCATTGGTGCAGGTGTGGCGTGGTTGTTCAGCGTTGTAGGAATGTTGTTTCCAGATATATTTCCAGATCAGTTCAAAACGGAATCAGGAGCGGTCCACGTTTACTTTGAAGCAGCAACAGTTATTCTCACATTAGTTCTTTTAGGTCAGTTATTAGAAGCTCGTGCACATAGCAAGACAAACTCTGCCGTAAAGGAATTACTAAAATTGGCACCTAATAAAGCGGTCAAAATTATTGATGGGGAAGAAGTCGAAGTCAGCATTGATAGTATTGAACTAAACGATATTCTCAAAGTAAAACCGGGTGATAAAATTCCTGTAGATGGTGTAATAACTGAAGGTGATACCAGCATAAATGAATCTATGATTACAGGAGAGCCAATTCCAGTAAATAAGGCAGCCGGTGATAAGGTGAGTAGCGGAACAATCAATGGCAATCAATCTTTCTTAATGAAAGCTGAAAAAATTGGAAGTGATACTTTGTTATCACAAATAATTCAAATGGTAAATGATGCCAGTAGAAGTCGTGCACCTATTCAAAATTTGGCAGATAAAGTATCCGCCTACTTTGTTCCGGTTGTGGTCATTATATCCATATTCACATTTATCATTTGGTCATTATTTGGTCCTGAGCCAGCTTATGTTTTTGCTTTCGTTAATGCCATTGCGGTTTTAATCATTGCTTGTCCTTGTGCATTGGGTTTGGCTACACCAATGAGTGTTATGGTTGGCGTAGGCAAAGGTGCTCAAAATGGTGTGCTTATAAAAAATGCAGAAGCACTCGAAAAAATGAATAAGGTAAATACACTTATAGTTGACAAAACAGGAACAATCACCGAAGGAAAACCGACAGTAGAAAAAGTAGGTTCATTTAATGATGATTTTAGTGGAAGAGAAGTACTGAATTACATTGTTTCATTAAATGCTAACAGTGAACACCCGTTAGCAGAAGCCACTGTTAAATATGGAAAAGAACATAATGCTGATAAATTAAAAACAAACGACTTTAATGCTGTTACTGGTAAAGGTGTAGAAGGCATAGTTAATGGTCATAAAACTGCATTGGGAAATCCAAAAATGATGGAATATGCTCAAGCAGAAATCACTTTCGAGAAGCGTTCAGTAGCCGACCAATATCAACAACAAGGAAAAACGGTCTCGTATTTGGCGATAGGTGGTAAAGTTATCGGGTATGTGGTTATTGGTGATAAAATTAAAAAGACCAGTGCCACTGCAATAAAAAGTTTACAAAAGCACGGAGTAGATGTAATTATGCTTACAGGTGACAATCACAATACCGCACAATTTGTTGCTTCTGAGTTACACCTATCTGGTTTTAAAGCCAGTATGCTTCCCGAAGATAAACTCAAAGAAGTAGAGAAGCTTCAAAAAAGTGGCAAAGTGGTGGCAATGGCCGGAGATGGGATAAATGATGCACCTGCGTTAGCCAAAAGTGATGTAGGGATAGCAATGGGAACAGGTACAGACGTTGCGATAGAAAGTGCTACGATAACTTTGGTAAAAGGGGATTTACAAGGAATTGTAAAGGCTAAAAATTTGAGTACCGCTGTAATGAAAAACATTAAGCAGAACCTATTCTTTGCACTTATCTATAATACATTGGGGATACCAATCGCAGCAGGAGTTTTGTTTCCATTTTTCGGAATATTGTTATCACCAATGATTGCTGCTCTGGCAATGAGTTTCAGTTCGGTATCAGTCATAGCAAATTCACTGAGATTAAAAGGTGTGAAAATATAG